One Paracoccus sp. TOH DNA segment encodes these proteins:
- a CDS encoding PTS fructose transporter subunit IIA, producing MIGIVIVAHGGLAREYLSAVEHVVGPQTGIKAVTIEENHDRSQKQAEICAAADSVDSGDGVVVVTDLFGGSPSNLSLMACAMRNRSILYGANLPMLVKLAKSRKLSVADAVSLAKDAGRKYINSYDVLPADVLPIPNRAAS from the coding sequence TTGATCGGGATTGTCATCGTGGCGCATGGCGGCCTGGCGAGGGAATATCTCTCGGCAGTCGAGCATGTGGTGGGACCGCAAACCGGCATCAAGGCCGTTACGATCGAGGAAAACCATGATCGGAGCCAGAAGCAGGCCGAAATCTGCGCGGCGGCCGATTCGGTCGATTCCGGCGACGGCGTGGTGGTGGTGACGGACCTGTTCGGCGGCTCGCCCTCGAACCTGTCGCTGATGGCCTGCGCGATGCGCAACCGCTCGATCCTTTACGGCGCGAACCTGCCGATGCTGGTGAAGCTGGCGAAATCGCGCAAGCTGTCGGTCGCCGATGCCGTTTCCCTGGCCAAGGATGCGGGACGCAAGTACATCAACAGCTATGACGTTCTGCCTGCCGATGTGCTTCCCATCCCGAATCGTGCCGCTTCATGA
- a CDS encoding phosphoenolpyruvate carboxykinase: MSEPRVNPNCRLEDQGITGLGNVHYNLLEPALIEAAIQRGEGRLGLGGTFLVSTGAHTGRSPKDKHVVRSPAVEDSIWWENNRPMEPEAFDRLHADMLEHMKGKDYFVQDLYGGADPALRLDVRVVTELAWHGLFIRNLLRRPEAAELASFAPEFTIINCPSFKADPARHGCRSETVIALNFDKKLILIGNTAYAGENKKSVFTLLNYILPEKGVMPMHCSANHALGNPDDSAIFFGLSGTGKTTLSADPSRTLVGDDEHGWSDTGIFNFEGGCYAKTINLSAEAEPEIYATCYKFGTVVENMVYDPDTLELDFEDNSLTDNMRCAYPLEQISNASPTSLGGQPKNVIMLTCDAYGVLPPIARLTPAQAMYHFLSGFTSKTPGTEVGVTEPTPTFSTCFGAPFMPRRPEVYGKLLQEKIAQTGAACWLVNTGWTGGAFGTGKRMPIKATRALLTAALDGSLNQVQFRKDPNFGFEVPVSVPGVDDKLLDPRQTWADGAAYDAQARKLVGMFSDNFAQYADKIDDDVRAAAIG, translated from the coding sequence ATGAGCGAACCGCGCGTCAACCCGAATTGCCGTCTCGAAGACCAGGGGATCACCGGGCTCGGCAATGTCCACTACAACCTGCTCGAACCGGCGCTGATCGAAGCGGCCATCCAGCGCGGCGAAGGCCGGCTGGGTCTTGGCGGCACCTTCCTGGTCTCGACCGGCGCCCATACCGGCCGCTCGCCCAAGGACAAGCATGTCGTGCGCAGCCCCGCGGTGGAAGACAGCATTTGGTGGGAGAACAACCGCCCGATGGAGCCCGAGGCCTTCGACCGGCTGCATGCCGACATGCTGGAACACATGAAAGGCAAGGACTATTTCGTTCAGGACCTCTACGGCGGCGCGGATCCTGCCCTGCGCCTCGACGTCCGGGTCGTGACCGAACTGGCCTGGCACGGGCTGTTCATCCGCAACCTGCTGCGCCGGCCCGAGGCCGCCGAGCTGGCCAGCTTCGCGCCGGAATTCACCATCATCAACTGCCCCAGCTTCAAGGCCGATCCGGCACGCCACGGCTGCCGCTCGGAAACGGTGATCGCGCTCAATTTCGACAAAAAGCTGATCCTGATCGGCAACACCGCCTATGCCGGCGAGAACAAGAAGTCGGTCTTCACGCTCTTGAACTACATCCTGCCGGAAAAGGGCGTGATGCCGATGCATTGCTCGGCCAACCACGCGCTCGGCAACCCGGACGACAGCGCCATCTTCTTCGGCCTGTCGGGCACCGGCAAGACCACGCTCTCGGCCGATCCCTCGCGCACGCTGGTCGGCGATGACGAGCACGGCTGGTCCGACACCGGCATCTTCAACTTCGAGGGCGGCTGCTACGCCAAGACCATCAACCTCTCGGCCGAGGCCGAGCCGGAGATCTACGCCACCTGCTACAAGTTCGGCACCGTGGTCGAGAACATGGTCTATGACCCCGACACGCTGGAGCTGGACTTCGAGGACAACTCGCTGACCGACAACATGCGCTGCGCCTATCCGCTGGAGCAGATCTCGAACGCCTCGCCGACCTCGCTGGGCGGCCAGCCGAAGAACGTGATCATGCTGACCTGCGACGCCTATGGCGTGCTGCCGCCGATCGCGCGACTGACCCCGGCCCAGGCCATGTATCACTTCCTGTCGGGCTTCACCTCCAAGACCCCGGGCACCGAGGTCGGCGTGACCGAGCCGACGCCGACCTTCTCGACCTGCTTCGGCGCCCCCTTCATGCCGCGCCGGCCGGAAGTCTATGGCAAACTGCTGCAGGAAAAGATCGCCCAGACCGGCGCGGCCTGCTGGCTGGTCAATACCGGCTGGACCGGCGGCGCCTTCGGCACCGGCAAGCGCATGCCGATCAAGGCCACCCGCGCCCTGCTGACCGCGGCGCTGGACGGCTCGCTGAACCAGGTGCAGTTCCGCAAGGATCCGAATTTCGGCTTCGAGGTTCCGGTTTCGGTCCCCGGCGTCGATGACAAGCTGCTGGACCCGCGCCAGACCTGGGCGGACGGCGCCGCCTATGACGCGCAGGCCCGCAAGCTGGTCGGCATGTTCAGCGACAATTTCGCGCAATATGCCGACAAGATCGACGACGACGTCCGCGCCGCCGCCATCGGCTGA
- a CDS encoding HPr family phosphocarrier protein, with amino-acid sequence MNDMTNGAVTRELAIINEKGLHARASAKFVETVERFDAQAIVEKDGISVSGDSIMGLLMLTAPRGSSIRVTTRGAQARELADALSALVEDYFGEGM; translated from the coding sequence ATGAATGACATGACCAACGGGGCCGTCACCCGCGAACTGGCGATCATCAACGAAAAGGGCCTGCATGCGCGGGCCAGCGCGAAATTCGTCGAGACGGTCGAGCGGTTCGACGCCCAGGCCATCGTGGAAAAGGACGGGATCAGCGTCTCGGGCGATTCGATCATGGGTCTCTTGATGCTGACCGCGCCGCGCGGCAGTTCGATCCGCGTCACCACGCGCGGCGCGCAGGCCCGCGAGCTTGCCGATGCGCTGAGCGCGCTTGTCGAGGACTATTTCGGCGAAGGCATGTAA
- a CDS encoding TetR/AcrR family transcriptional regulator produces the protein MARSSYHHGNLRQALVEATVRLIEENGPQGFTLAEAARLAGVSAAAPYRHFTGREDLLEEVARQGFEEFAARLGTAFDDGRPRPLTAFLRMGQEYLGFAAERRGFYIAMFESGISITGNSGLQQASERARGVLVRGAESLFVNRPGPQPPPGMIADHIWALSHGVVELFGRGKPGSRSPISAADMLESGALIYLRGLGVIPD, from the coding sequence ATGGCCCGATCCTCTTATCATCATGGCAATCTGCGCCAGGCCCTTGTCGAGGCCACGGTGCGGCTGATCGAGGAGAACGGTCCGCAGGGCTTTACCCTGGCCGAGGCCGCGCGCCTGGCCGGGGTCAGCGCCGCGGCGCCCTATCGCCATTTCACCGGCCGCGAGGATCTGCTGGAGGAGGTCGCCCGGCAGGGATTCGAGGAATTCGCCGCCCGGCTGGGGACCGCCTTCGACGACGGTCGCCCGCGGCCGCTGACCGCGTTCCTGCGCATGGGGCAGGAATATCTGGGCTTCGCGGCCGAGCGGCGCGGCTTCTACATCGCCATGTTCGAATCCGGCATCTCGATCACCGGCAATTCCGGGCTGCAACAGGCGTCCGAGCGGGCGCGGGGCGTGCTGGTCCGCGGGGCCGAATCGCTTTTCGTCAACCGCCCCGGCCCGCAGCCGCCGCCCGGCATGATCGCCGACCATATCTGGGCGCTGAGCCATGGCGTGGTCGAACTGTTCGGGCGCGGCAAACCCGGCTCGCGCTCGCCCATCTCGGCCGCTGACATGCTGGAAAGCGGCGCGCTGATCTATCTGCGCGGGCTGGGCGTGATCCCCGACTGA
- a CDS encoding HPr kinase/phosphatase C-terminal domain-containing protein has product MVRASRIRHKGRGSVLTSGTDSPRFGGRRAMILHASCIAHRGRGLLILGASGAGKSTLALEMMAFGATLVADDRTLLRAEGRDIVADSPDSLRGLIEARGLGILRARAHGPVALALAVDLDRPEPERLPPPRRLDLLDRALPLVLGAGCVHLAPALLQYLDAGRADTDGQEK; this is encoded by the coding sequence ATGGTCCGGGCGTCAAGAATTCGCCACAAAGGCAGGGGTTCTGTCCTAACCAGCGGTACTGATTCGCCGCGTTTCGGAGGCCGTCGCGCCATGATCCTGCACGCATCCTGCATCGCCCATCGGGGCAGGGGACTTCTGATCCTCGGGGCCTCTGGCGCAGGCAAATCGACGCTTGCTCTTGAAATGATGGCTTTCGGCGCAACGCTTGTGGCGGATGACCGTACGCTGTTGCGGGCGGAGGGCAGAGATATCGTCGCCGATTCGCCCGATTCGCTGCGCGGCCTGATCGAGGCACGCGGCCTTGGCATCCTGCGCGCCCGCGCCCATGGCCCGGTCGCACTGGCGTTGGCGGTGGATCTGGACCGGCCCGAGCCCGAGCGCCTGCCGCCGCCGCGCCGGCTTGACCTTTTGGACAGGGCTTTGCCCCTTGTCCTTGGCGCCGGCTGTGTCCATCTTGCCCCGGCACTGTTGCAATATCTCGACGCCGGACGGGCGGACACGGATGGGCAGGAGAAGTGA
- a CDS encoding formate dehydrogenase subunit delta, whose translation MSHDDSKLIHMATQMAQFFTSQPDRPAPEAVAAHINDSWTPRMRQAFVALIRAGAEADPVVRDAAAFVRLPAA comes from the coding sequence ATGTCCCACGACGATTCCAAACTGATTCACATGGCCACGCAGATGGCGCAGTTCTTCACCAGCCAGCCCGACCGGCCGGCGCCCGAGGCGGTGGCCGCCCATATCAACGATTCCTGGACGCCGCGCATGCGCCAGGCCTTCGTGGCGTTGATCCGTGCCGGGGCCGAGGCCGATCCGGTGGTGCGCGACGCGGCGGCCTTCGTGCGGCTGCCCGCCGCCTGA
- the fdhD gene encoding formate dehydrogenase accessory sulfurtransferase FdhD, giving the protein MRDVTTGVLRWDGAGQGGGWRFVEPPPAPQECPVAIVIDGMSQAVLMATPQDLRDFALGFALTEGLIAAPGDVEGFEEAAVEAGGFPAREARLWLRPGLAARLAERRRSMVGPVGCGLCGVDSIEAALPQIVPVASDWSMPPEDVARAMAALTQGQVLRHQTPAIHGAAFWDGARAVTREDVGRHNALDKLAGALAQAGQSAGQGAVVMSSRLSVDLVQKAARIGAPILIGASAPTALALGWAERAGITLIARARQASFDLYTHPRRIAGS; this is encoded by the coding sequence ATGCGCGACGTGACGACCGGCGTCCTGCGCTGGGACGGCGCAGGCCAGGGCGGCGGCTGGCGGTTTGTCGAGCCGCCCCCGGCGCCGCAGGAATGCCCGGTGGCCATCGTCATCGACGGCATGAGCCAGGCGGTGCTGATGGCGACGCCGCAGGATCTGCGCGACTTCGCCCTGGGCTTCGCCCTGACCGAGGGGCTGATCGCGGCGCCCGGCGATGTCGAGGGGTTCGAGGAGGCCGCGGTCGAGGCCGGCGGTTTCCCGGCCCGCGAGGCGCGGCTGTGGCTGCGCCCCGGCCTTGCCGCGCGGCTGGCCGAGCGGCGGCGCAGCATGGTCGGGCCGGTGGGCTGCGGGCTTTGCGGCGTCGACAGCATCGAGGCGGCGCTGCCGCAGATCGTGCCGGTCGCCTCGGACTGGTCGATGCCGCCCGAGGACGTGGCCCGCGCCATGGCGGCGCTGACGCAAGGCCAGGTCTTGCGCCACCAGACCCCGGCGATCCACGGCGCCGCCTTCTGGGACGGCGCCCGCGCCGTGACGCGCGAGGATGTCGGCCGCCACAACGCGCTGGACAAGCTGGCCGGCGCGCTGGCGCAGGCCGGGCAGTCGGCCGGGCAGGGTGCCGTCGTCATGTCCTCGCGGCTGTCGGTCGATCTGGTGCAGAAGGCCGCCCGCATCGGCGCACCGATCCTGATCGGCGCCAGCGCGCCGACGGCGCTGGCGCTCGGCTGGGCCGAACGTGCCGGCATCACCCTGATCGCCCGCGCCCGGCAGGCGAGCTTCGATCTTTACACCCATCCCCGGCGCATCGCCGGAAGCTGA
- the rapZ gene encoding RNase adapter RapZ, whose translation MDNQQDPARDGGAVEDTAQRLVLITGPSGAGRSTAINVLEDLGYEAIDNLPLSLIPRLLDGPPRPVPLALGLDVRNRDFSVANLTELIDKLVRLPEYAPELLFLDCATEQLLRRFNETRRRHPLRGEASPLDAIRAERDLLAPIRARADVLVDTSELSPHDLKAELARWFDTETGRRLAVSVQSFSYKRGVPRGVDMMFDCRFLANPHWEPALRPLDGRDRAVQDYVTADPRFDEFFRRVRDLVLFALPAHLEEGKAHLAIGFGCTGGQHRSVTMAEKMADALAKAGWQVSTRHRELERRQMAPAPGDDGQHGLSHGTGARVSG comes from the coding sequence ATGGACAACCAGCAGGACCCGGCCCGCGACGGCGGCGCCGTCGAGGATACGGCCCAGCGTCTGGTGCTGATCACCGGGCCGTCCGGGGCGGGCCGCTCGACCGCGATCAATGTGCTGGAGGATCTGGGCTACGAGGCCATCGACAACCTGCCGCTGTCGCTGATCCCGCGGCTGCTGGACGGGCCGCCGCGGCCGGTGCCGCTGGCGCTGGGGCTGGATGTGCGCAACCGCGACTTTTCCGTCGCCAACCTGACCGAGCTGATCGACAAGCTGGTGCGGCTGCCGGAATACGCCCCCGAGCTTCTGTTTCTCGACTGCGCCACCGAGCAGCTTTTGCGACGCTTCAATGAAACCCGGCGCCGCCATCCGCTGCGCGGCGAGGCCTCGCCCCTGGACGCGATCCGGGCCGAGCGCGATCTGCTGGCGCCGATCCGGGCGCGGGCCGACGTGCTGGTCGATACCTCGGAACTGTCGCCGCACGACCTGAAGGCGGAGCTGGCGCGCTGGTTCGACACCGAGACGGGGCGGCGGCTGGCGGTCTCGGTGCAGTCGTTTTCCTATAAGCGCGGGGTGCCGCGCGGGGTCGACATGATGTTCGACTGCCGCTTCCTGGCCAACCCGCATTGGGAACCGGCGCTGCGGCCCCTGGATGGCCGCGACCGGGCGGTTCAGGATTATGTGACGGCCGATCCGCGATTCGACGAATTCTTCCGCAGGGTGCGGGATCTTGTGCTTTTCGCCCTGCCTGCCCATCTGGAAGAGGGCAAGGCCCATCTGGCGATCGGCTTCGGTTGTACCGGAGGGCAACACCGTTCCGTCACAATGGCGGAAAAAATGGCGGATGCGCTTGCGAAAGCGGGCTGGCAAGTGTCAACTAGACATCGGGAACTTGAACGCCGTCAAATGGCGCCGGCACCTGGGGATGATGGCCAACACGGCCTCTCACACGGCACGGGCGCCAGGGTAAGCGGCTGA
- the rnr gene encoding ribonuclease R has translation MAQLPSRQEILDWVSAHPDATAKRDIAKAFGIKGAERIELKRLLKELEAEGLLERRRRHYHDAERLPPVTVLQLLPPNRDGDIFAKPLEWQGEGPVPRILYAALKSDPAVAPGERILARLIETRGEDHDYQARLIRRIGTVQHRIVGIFRAATGGPDAGGRILPIDKGQDREWQVRPGDAHGAKNGELVDAEQVGPRGRIGLPVARIVERLGDPSAPRAVSLIAIHQHGIPDDFPDAVIAEADAARPATMQGREDLRHLPFVTIDPSDARDRDDAVAAETHEDGGATVWVAIADVAHYARPGSALDREARNRGNSTYFPDRVVPMLPDILSSDLCSLHQGVDRPVIAVRMRLDAQGNKTGHSFHRGMIRSAASLAYEQAQAAADGNPDDQTAPLVDAVIRPLWHGYELLKAARARRQPLELDLPERRIVLTPDGRVKSVNFRERYDAHRLIEEFMVLANVAAAEELERLRRPLLYRVHEEPTVEKLDALREVAEASGFTLAKGQVLQTRHLNRLLEQAEGSEFDELINMTALRSMQQAYYNPENFGHFGLALRSYAHFTSPIRRYSDLIVHRALIMGHKWGDDGLSAQDIETLSETAQHISETERRSMAAERDTTDRYLAAYLADRVGAEFTGRISGVQKFGAFVRLDETGADGLLPIREIGREYFHYDPNAQVLMGSETGLEIGIGQRVTVRLTEAVPLTGGLMLELLEVEGRPLPQGASRGRGKGPMRKRATQARLAEVKRAQKRRRVRRQH, from the coding sequence ATGGCACAGCTACCTTCCCGTCAAGAGATTCTCGATTGGGTGTCCGCCCACCCGGACGCCACTGCCAAGCGCGACATCGCCAAGGCCTTCGGCATCAAGGGCGCCGAGCGCATCGAGCTGAAGCGGCTGCTGAAGGAGCTGGAGGCCGAGGGCCTGCTGGAACGCCGCCGCCGGCATTACCACGATGCCGAGCGGCTGCCGCCGGTCACCGTGCTGCAATTGCTGCCGCCCAACCGCGACGGCGACATTTTCGCCAAGCCTTTGGAATGGCAGGGCGAGGGGCCGGTGCCGCGCATCCTTTACGCGGCGCTGAAATCCGATCCCGCCGTCGCGCCCGGCGAGCGCATCCTGGCCCGGCTGATCGAGACCCGGGGCGAGGATCACGACTATCAGGCCCGGCTGATCCGCCGCATCGGCACGGTGCAGCACCGCATCGTCGGCATCTTCCGCGCCGCGACCGGCGGCCCCGATGCCGGCGGCCGCATCCTGCCCATCGACAAGGGCCAGGACAGGGAATGGCAGGTGCGCCCCGGCGACGCGCATGGCGCGAAAAACGGCGAGCTGGTCGATGCCGAGCAGGTCGGCCCGCGTGGCCGCATCGGCCTGCCCGTGGCGCGGATCGTCGAGCGGCTGGGCGACCCTTCGGCGCCCCGGGCGGTCAGCCTGATCGCCATCCACCAGCACGGCATCCCCGACGATTTCCCCGACGCGGTGATCGCCGAGGCCGACGCCGCCCGCCCGGCGACGATGCAGGGCCGCGAGGATCTGCGGCACCTGCCTTTCGTCACCATCGACCCTTCGGATGCGCGCGACCGCGACGATGCCGTCGCCGCCGAAACGCATGAGGATGGCGGTGCCACGGTCTGGGTCGCCATCGCCGATGTGGCGCATTACGCCCGCCCCGGCTCGGCCCTGGACCGCGAGGCGCGGAACCGCGGCAATTCCACCTATTTCCCCGACCGGGTGGTGCCGATGCTGCCCGACATCCTGTCGAGCGACCTGTGCTCGTTGCATCAGGGCGTGGACCGGCCGGTGATCGCCGTGCGGATGCGGCTGGACGCGCAGGGCAACAAGACCGGCCACAGCTTCCATCGCGGCATGATCCGCTCGGCCGCGAGCCTGGCCTATGAGCAGGCGCAGGCGGCGGCCGACGGCAATCCCGACGACCAGACCGCGCCGCTGGTCGATGCGGTGATCCGGCCGCTCTGGCATGGCTACGAATTGCTCAAGGCCGCGCGGGCCCGCCGCCAGCCGCTGGAGCTGGACCTGCCCGAGCGGCGGATCGTGCTGACCCCGGACGGCCGGGTGAAGTCGGTGAATTTCCGCGAACGCTATGACGCGCATCGGCTGATCGAGGAATTCATGGTGCTGGCCAATGTCGCCGCCGCCGAGGAGCTGGAACGGCTGCGCCGGCCGCTGCTTTATCGCGTGCACGAGGAGCCGACGGTGGAAAAGCTCGACGCGCTGCGCGAGGTGGCCGAGGCCTCGGGCTTCACCCTGGCCAAGGGCCAGGTGTTGCAGACCCGGCACCTGAACCGGCTGCTGGAACAGGCCGAGGGGTCCGAGTTCGACGAGCTGATCAACATGACGGCGCTGCGCTCGATGCAGCAGGCCTATTACAACCCGGAGAATTTCGGCCATTTCGGACTGGCGCTGCGCTCTTACGCGCATTTCACGTCGCCGATCCGGCGCTATTCCGACCTGATCGTGCATCGGGCGCTGATCATGGGCCACAAATGGGGCGATGACGGGCTGTCGGCGCAGGATATCGAGACGCTTTCGGAAACCGCCCAGCACATCTCGGAGACCGAGCGGCGGTCGATGGCGGCAGAGCGCGACACCACCGACCGCTATCTTGCCGCCTATCTGGCCGACCGGGTGGGGGCCGAGTTCACCGGCCGCATCAGCGGCGTGCAGAAATTCGGCGCCTTCGTGCGGCTGGACGAGACCGGGGCGGACGGCCTGTTGCCGATCCGCGAGATCGGCCGGGAATATTTCCACTACGACCCGAATGCGCAGGTGCTGATGGGCTCGGAAACCGGACTGGAAATCGGCATCGGCCAGCGCGTGACCGTGCGGCTGACCGAAGCGGTGCCGCTGACCGGCGGGCTGATGCTGGAGTTGCTGGAGGTCGAGGGCCGGCCGCTGCCGCAGGGCGCCTCGCGCGGCCGTGGCAAGGGTCCGATGCGCAAGCGCGCCACCCAGGCCCGGCTGGCCGAGGTCAAGCGCGCCCAGAAACGCCGGCGGGTGCGGCGGCAGCATTGA
- the fdhF gene encoding formate dehydrogenase subunit alpha: MKDFIIPDRDMGTPAVKSDVTVNLLVDGIPVSVPAGTSVMRAAAVAGISVPKLCATDHLAAFGSCRLCVVQIDGMRGLPASCTTPVAEGMVVHTQTDEVAQIRKGVMELYISDHPLDCLTCAANGDCELQDMAGAVGLREVRYEPGQNHFARRDAEGPNPEYRPKDQSNPYFTFDPAKCIVCNRCVRACEEVQGTFALTIEGRGFDSRVSAGMASDSFLSSDCVSCGACVQVCPTATLIENSVIQIGTPEHIVKTTCAYCGVGCSFDAHMRGEEVVRMVPSKDGKANHGHSCVKGRFAWGYATHRERQTQPMVRERITDPWRVVSWDEALDFAATRLRQAQEDFGRDAIGVITSSRCTNEETYLVQKLARAVFHNNNTDTCARVCHSPTGYGLKTTFGTSAGTHDFDSVDETDLALIIGANPTDAHPVFGSRMRKRLREGAGLIVVDPREIDLLKTPHMGDSLHLPLRPGTNVAVVTALAHVIVAEKLYDEAFIRERCDWDEFLAYAEFVMDPRHSPEEVEKLSKVPAELIRKAARAYAAAPRASIYYGLGVTEHSQGSTTVMAIANLAMMTGNIGKPGTGVNPLRGQNNVQGSCDMGSFPNEYPGYRHVSDPEARAIYERVWGVELSPEPGLRIPNMFDEALAGRFKGLYCQGEDIVQSDPDTRHVTSALSAMDIVIVQDLFLNETSNYAHVFLPGSSFLEKDGTFTNAERRINMVRRAMTPKNGYEDWEVTQLLANRMGAAWSYTHPREIMAEIAMTTPSFAGVSYDLLDREGSVQWPCNDKAPLGTPVMHIDGFVRGKGKFVHTEYVATEERTGARFPLLLTTGRILSQYNVGAQTRRTDNSVWHPEDILEIHPSDAENRGIREGDWVRVASRSGDTSLRAHITERVAPGVVYTTFHHPTTQANVVTTDNSDWATNCPEFKVTAVQVSPSNGPSEWQEEYRHHSDLARRILPAAAE; the protein is encoded by the coding sequence ATGAAGGATTTCATCATTCCCGACCGTGACATGGGTACGCCCGCGGTCAAGTCCGACGTCACCGTGAACCTGCTGGTGGACGGCATCCCGGTCAGCGTGCCGGCCGGCACCAGCGTCATGCGCGCCGCCGCCGTGGCCGGCATCTCGGTGCCGAAGCTCTGCGCCACCGACCATCTGGCCGCCTTCGGCTCCTGCCGGCTTTGCGTGGTGCAGATCGACGGGATGCGCGGCCTGCCGGCCTCCTGCACGACGCCGGTGGCCGAGGGCATGGTGGTCCATACCCAGACCGACGAGGTGGCGCAGATCCGCAAGGGGGTGATGGAGCTTTACATCAGCGACCACCCGCTCGACTGCCTGACCTGCGCCGCCAATGGCGATTGCGAGCTTCAGGACATGGCCGGCGCCGTCGGCCTGCGCGAGGTGCGCTATGAGCCGGGCCAGAACCATTTCGCCCGTCGCGATGCCGAGGGGCCGAACCCGGAATACCGGCCCAAGGACCAGTCGAACCCCTATTTCACCTTCGACCCCGCCAAATGCATCGTCTGCAACCGTTGCGTGCGGGCCTGCGAGGAGGTGCAAGGCACCTTCGCGCTGACCATCGAGGGCCGCGGCTTTGACAGCCGCGTCTCGGCCGGGATGGCCTCGGACAGTTTCCTGTCCTCGGATTGCGTCAGCTGCGGCGCCTGCGTGCAGGTCTGCCCGACCGCGACGCTGATCGAGAACAGCGTGATCCAGATCGGCACGCCCGAGCATATCGTCAAGACGACCTGCGCCTATTGCGGGGTCGGCTGTTCCTTCGACGCGCATATGCGCGGCGAGGAGGTGGTGCGCATGGTCCCCAGCAAGGACGGCAAGGCGAACCACGGCCACAGCTGCGTCAAGGGTCGCTTCGCCTGGGGCTACGCAACGCATCGCGAACGCCAGACCCAGCCGATGGTGCGCGAACGCATCACCGATCCGTGGCGCGTGGTCAGCTGGGACGAGGCGCTGGATTTCGCCGCCACCCGTCTGCGCCAGGCGCAGGAGGATTTCGGGCGCGATGCCATCGGCGTCATCACCTCGTCGCGCTGCACCAACGAGGAAACCTATCTGGTGCAGAAGCTGGCGCGCGCCGTCTTCCACAACAACAACACCGACACCTGCGCCCGGGTCTGCCATTCGCCCACCGGCTACGGGCTGAAGACCACCTTCGGCACCTCGGCCGGCACGCATGACTTCGATTCGGTGGACGAGACCGACCTGGCGCTGATCATCGGCGCCAACCCGACGGATGCGCATCCGGTCTTCGGCTCGCGCATGCGCAAGCGGCTGCGCGAGGGGGCCGGGCTGATCGTCGTCGACCCGCGCGAGATCGACCTGCTGAAGACCCCGCATATGGGCGACAGCCTGCATCTGCCGCTGCGGCCGGGGACCAACGTCGCCGTCGTCACCGCGCTGGCGCATGTGATCGTCGCCGAGAAGCTCTATGACGAGGCCTTCATCCGCGAGCGCTGCGACTGGGACGAGTTCCTGGCCTATGCCGAATTCGTGATGGATCCCCGGCATTCGCCCGAGGAGGTCGAGAAGCTGAGCAAGGTGCCGGCCGAGCTGATCCGCAAGGCCGCGCGCGCCTATGCCGCCGCGCCGCGCGCCAGCATCTATTACGGCTTGGGCGTGACCGAGCATTCGCAGGGCTCGACCACGGTGATGGCGATCGCCAACCTGGCGATGATGACCGGCAATATCGGCAAGCCCGGCACCGGCGTGAACCCGCTGCGCGGCCAGAACAACGTGCAGGGTTCCTGCGACATGGGCTCGTTCCCGAACGAATATCCGGGCTATCGCCATGTCTCGGACCCCGAGGCGCGGGCCATCTATGAGCGGGTCTGGGGCGTCGAGCTGTCGCCCGAACCGGGCCTGCGCATCCCCAACATGTTCGACGAGGCACTGGCCGGCCGCTTCAAGGGCCTTTACTGCCAGGGCGAGGACATCGTGCAATCCGACCCCGACACCCGGCACGTCACTTCGGCGCTGTCGGCCATGGATATCGTGATCGTGCAGGATCTGTTCCTGAACGAGACCTCGAACTATGCGCATGTCTTCCTGCCGGGTTCGAGCTTCCTGGAAAAGGACGGCACCTTCACCAATGCCGAGCGGCGCATCAACATGGTCCGCCGCGCCATGACGCCGAAGAACGGCTACGAGGACTGGGAGGTCACGCAGCTGCTGGCCAACCGCATGGGCGCGGCCTGGTCCTATACCCACCCGCGCGAGATCATGGCCGAGATCGCGATGACCACGCCCAGCTTCGCCGGGGTCAGCTACGATCTTCTGGATCGCGAGGGTTCGGTGCAATGGCCCTGCAACGACAAGGCGCCGCTGGGCACGCCGGTCATGCATATCGACGGTTTCGTGCGCGGCAAGGGCAAGTTCGTCCATACCGAATACGTCGCGACCGAGGAACGCACCGGCGCGCGCTTCCCGCTGCTGCTGACCACCGGGCGGATCCTGTCGCAATACAATGTCGGCGCGCAGACCCGGCGGACCGACAACAGCGTCTGGCACCCCGAGGACATCCTGGAGATCCACCCCTCGGATGCCGAGAACCGCGGCATCCGGGAAGGCGACTGGGTGCGCGTGGCCTCGCGTTCGGGCGATACTTCGCTTAGGGCGCATATCACCGAGCGGGTGGCGCCGGGGGTGGTCTATACCACCTTCCATCACCCGACGACCCAGGCCAATGTGGTGACCACGGACAATTCCGACTGGGCCACCAACTGCCCCGAGTTCAAGGTGACGGCCGTGCAGGTCAGCCCCTCGAATGGCCCCTCGGAATGGCAAGAGGAGTATCGCCATCATTCCGACCTCGCGCGCCGCATCCTGCCCGCCGCTGCCGAGTGA